A genomic region of Macaca thibetana thibetana isolate TM-01 chromosome 14, ASM2454274v1, whole genome shotgun sequence contains the following coding sequences:
- the THRSP gene encoding thyroid hormone-inducible hepatic protein translates to MLTQQLSIGILSICREPRNSAGQSAGFSVSEEATMQVLTKRYPKNCLLTVMDRYSAEVHNMEQVVMIPSLLRDVQLSGHEGRAQAEAPDLYTYFTMLKAICVDVEHGLLPREEWQAKVAGGEAEEAKNGTAETEEVEDESASEELELEAQFHLHFSSLHHILIHLTKKAQEVTRKYQEMTGQVW, encoded by the coding sequence ATGTTGACCCAACAGCTGAGCATTGGCATCCTGTCAATCTGCCGAGAGCCTAGAAATAGTGCGGGGCAGTCTGCTGGGTTCAGTGTGTCAGAGGAAGCAACCATGCAGGTGCTAACCAAGCGTTACCCCAAGAACTGCCTGCTGACCGTCATGGACCGGTATTCGGCCGAGGTGCACAACATGGAGCAGGTGGTGATGATCCCCAGCCTTCTGCGGGACGTGCAGCTGAGTGGGCATGAGGGCCGGGCCCAGGCTGAGGCCCCTGATCTCTACACCTACTTCACCATGCTCAAGGCCATCTGTGTGGATGTGGAACATGGGCTGCTGCCGCGGGAGGAGtggcaggccaaggtggcaggCGGCGAAGCTGAGGAGGCTAAGAATGGAACCGCAGAGACAGAGGAAGTCGAGGACGAGAGTGCCTCAGAAGAGCTGGAACTGGAAGCCCAGTTCCACCTGCACTTCTCCAGCCTCCATCACATCCTTATACACCTCACCAAGAAAGCCCAAGAGGTGACAAGGAAATACCAGGAAATGACGGGACAAGTTTGGTAG